The Vitis vinifera cultivar Pinot Noir 40024 chromosome 7, ASM3070453v1 genomic interval GACTAATGTAGTTGCCAGAGGTTTAAGTGGTGGAAGGGTTGTATTCAAATGGCCCATGATGTTGTTAAAGAAGACTCTTCCTATTAATTTTTCCATGGGGGTGAGCTTTATTCAGCTTATTTTCCTTAAAGTCAACCAacttttatatctattttcattgtgtcttaatttttttttgactcAATCTAGATGTTTGAATTGGTAATGTTTATGGTGTACAAGTTTTAATGATTTGAACCTTTTTGAGACTTgagtatatgtatatataaagtTGAGTAATATAATTTTCGATTTACATCTCTGATAGACGTCTAATATGAAAAGGTATGAAGAGGCATGAAGGGtgttattgatttttattaaaatggacACCTTAACATAAAAAGGTATGGAGAGAGATTTTGGGGGAGAAAACATTTTTCCAATATAGAGTTGAAAGAGATGGGTCTGTTTCACAAACAAATTCCAAAGCACTGGTTTCCCATTTGAGGGAGGAGATTCCATAACAAATGGGGAAGAGACTAAACCCCATGCTTGACCATATCTCTCAACCAAAAAAGTGTTCAAAAAGTGAAGTCATTTTGAAGCCAAACCTCATGACTCTCCTCTCCATCCACACAAACCTAACTTCCTCTATCTCTTTGGTGGTGATATGAATGAATCCAAAAAAAAGACttcaataaatgaaataacCTCCCAACCCCACAACCCCAAATGGAGTCTACATCACACCCCATCTttacatttattgaaaaaaaagaaagaaaagaaaaaaaggaaaaaccccATTCCAACTAAAACCCCTTGACATCAATGAAGTCACCCAAAAGCCCTTCTAGTAGCTCCATCCCAAAAAGTGGGTCATTAGCCTTAAATTTTACTTAGGGTTTATGAGtagaaataattaatataaattatattttatggtATCGATTCAGTATTTTACTAAACTTtagtatatattattaaatataaaaaaaaataaaggaataaaatacaaatacaattTTCAAGCTACAAACAAATGAGATATTACTTTTGTTATGGTTTTGGAAATATTAAACAATAAACCCCCCCATACTTCACTATCAACAATTTCACTAAAGTTTGCATCATCAACacattaaagaaagaaaaagggcaTGTGGGTAGTGAATTTGGATGGTTGAAGGTTCTTTTGATGAGGTGTGTGGAGGAGTCTCCACCGTCCAAGTATAGAGAGAAAAGGTGGGCACAAGCACATTAAAagtatgagagagagagagagagagagagagagagagagagagagagagagagtgtatTATATTGTTTGTACAGTAGTTTTGGCAAGATTCTTGATAACTGTAACCATCTTTGGGATTCAGACCATGAAATATAAACAGTGAAAGATGTGATTCATGCCCATCGTCCATCctcatttatattttcaaaaatattattactttCATATGTCCTTTTCACAACCTGCATATGAaccttccaaaattttaatatttaaaaaaaaaaattaaccacccttctttttattttaattttaaattttcattaaaacgAGTGTTATACTATAGCCCATATAAGATAAGAGATAAAATTCTTCGATTCCTATTAATCTTATAAGTGtgttttaaaattgtgaaaattttttaggtttaattcttaataataaaaaataagatatttttagataatattttatagttgttttctattattttaacttgtttttttaaaattattttaaaaaataattatagaaacatagaatgattaaaaataaaatattaaatataaaaattatttttaaagtatatttaaatatgttaaaaaaattttacattttcaaataaatttttgttttacaaaacatgaaaaaacaattttcaaaaattattcttagaAACCGTTTTTTAGAaacctttttgaaaataattatcaaataaacctaaatactatatttttttaagaaattgtaCAAAcgtatgaatttttatttagttgacaTGACTTTGGTCAAATCATACTAAAACaacaatactataatttttatttattatttttgacaCATATCAAGCTTTCAACTACTATTAACTtggaaaatcaattaaaaactaaggcattatttatttattttatttcaaatctaaaattaagatattttaaagaataataaatctTGTATCTAAAATTTGAATTCTACCTCTATACCAAACTTAGATCAATCCAAACctcaagtaaataaaaatatcacttAAATACTATTCATGATGTACAATAAATGAAGGTTGTTGGATTTAAACCTTCTAGACAGTCAAACAATCAACATGTTTTGCCTTAATTATCATGGGGTAAATTTCCCattatggaaaacaaaaatGCCTAATGGACAAAGAAATTAATTGGTCAAAATTGAATTGATGTGGGAAAATTTCCCATTAtggaaaacccaaaaaaaaaaaaaaaaaaaagaaaagaaaatgtggtTAAGTGAATGGGGGTGATGCAAATTTGACCTCCTACCAGGGTTTGTGGGTGGAAGACATGGGATGGTCTCAATCCAAATTGGGGGGTACTTTTAACATGGACCTCTCATGTTTACCCTTGACTTTTAGGCCATAAAGGTAAATGGAATCAAGCCccccacctccacctccacctccaccccCCACACACACACCCACACTCTTTCATTCTTGGAGGGCTCCCTCAGCTTGGCTTTGCCCACACCCCATTTGATTCTTTTATGCCTCCCAAGAATCAAATAAAGCTTAGCTTCCAAGCCTAATGAAGCAAGTTCCTCCACACAAAAAGGAGCCCTTTCTCACCTTCTTTTCCCCACACCAACCCACATTTTCATGGAAAGCAAAAGCAAACTGCATCCTATGCTTCTCCCTTTTGTTTTGATGTCAAAtacccaaaaagaaaataaaaataaaaattaatcctTCTAGAAATGGACACATAAGTAGATCATTTAGAGATTAGTAATTCCCTTTAGGTGTCCAAAATCAGAACATTATCTTATCCATCTAACTTATAAGTTAAATTGCACTCTCTTCTTCCTACACTTGGAGTTTGGGAATAAAGGAGGCAAGATTTCGAATTAACTATACTTGCAATAATGCAAACATTAGTATTATTCTGATCCCTCCATATCTTTAGAAgataaaatttatcaattttatttattataaaaaaatttaatatgaaatgaATGTTACTCTATGCTTTGAATACGATATGatttcccaaataaaaaattattacgaTAATTAAAAGTCATTCGATTAATTACagataaaaattcattttcatcttGTGCCATCGATataggtttttaatttttttcaaaacatatatGTTGAAGAATCCATGAGCATTTTCAATCTAGTTGAAGAAATTATAAGCTTTTAATGCTAATCATATGCTTTTATCATCAATAAGCTTGtatattttaataagtttttaaataattttttttaacaaggtataataaataaattcctcacattttgtaaaaaaaaaataaaaaataaaaaaatattttgtaggatgagaaaaaaaaaaaaaagcaataaatAGGAAAGCCCATGAGTCCATGACCATATATTAATGAAAGAAAGATTTGTTTTTACACTTTTGAGCAAAATTTGTGGGGAACAAATACACCAAAGCCCTTTACAAACCCAAGCTTTTGAGGGAAGAGATGTGGAGAGCCGAGCCGAACAAGGAGGAGAGAACAACCGGCGGCTGAAACGTCGTCGTTTCGAGCGTCTCTTTAGTCTTTAGTCTTTAGGTGGTGGTAAGAGTATCGTCGGCATGTGCGCATTAGAAGGTTTAGGTGGCCACAACGACAACAACCTCAGACGCACTGTGGTGGAGCGTGGGTCCCACACACCTTCCATTCCTCGCCTCCTAGCCAACGAAAGAGGCTCCCCTTTTGTGGCCCCCACCACCTAACAACGCTTTCCTACTGTGCATTGCCCCTACACACATGGCATCCGATGCTTCGTCCATGTCATTGCCAACTTGGTCACTCCTAATTACCCTTATGCCCCTACCCTtcttatcataatttttattattaatcatcatctatttttattttcgttttaaaataaaaaaatcatatgaaggtagaaaaatttataaaatgtctttaaaaattatttgtaataattttttttaatccattttaaaagtaatttttttaaaattattttctcaatatgttattttttattttagaaataaaaaaaaggatgtGAATCAAAGTTGACACCTTTCtcaaaaagcattttttaatgCTTATGAAAACATTTTCTTGTCAAAATTGGGTAttccatgaattttttaaaattatttaggtAATTacttgataaatattttttctaaaaatcaatttttattgtGTAGTATATTaccaaaaatacttttataaatttatatctaaatactaaataatttttaaaaaacttttctaatgaaaaatattactaaaaaaaaatttaaatcataaatacttaaattaactttttacttatttgactcacatttttataaataaaatgattaataatttgaattaagatgatactataaattatttaattaaattaaatatattaaagtttGTGCCTAAGGTAAATATGGcagaaaagaaaacatttttaacggATTCAAATCATGTAAGAATATTAATTCTACATGTCTTAATTTGTCATTTCATGACATTTCATAGATAAATTTTGATGACATTACCATGTAATAAATgcatcataattaattaaattttattgagggtttatttttcttgtaaaaattaaGGAGTTGACTGGCATTAATTATGCCTAATTATGGCAGGTTTAAAAAGTTACTTTTtatggtttatttattatttttttattttttaaatttattttgtattattgCATGGCCTCGGCTCACTAATTTCCACGTGCAAAATTTGCcccaaaaaaaaacaccaaacgGTTTTGGTGGGTCTAGGGGCAGATGCGTACTTTCACATGGTCACGGTGCTTACCATTCTCCCCAACCCAACAAACGTTCAGTTCAATTTGCCACGTCAGGAGTCCGTCAGGTGCCATGGCGACAAGTGGGTTCCATGGGTACGGACATcgcaaatcaaatataaatagttCCGGAAACCACAGCACTCGGAACCAACCCTCGCTTTCATCTTCCGATTTCCCTCTTCGTATTCCGATATTTTCACCGATATTCGGCCGTTGAAGCTCCAGAAACTGTGCAATATACCGTTGGGAGCATTTTGGGTACGACTACGATATACCGTTGGGAGCATTTCGGGAGTGGTATTTGAGAAGCAGTGATGCCGGCGGGGCCAGTATCGGCGTACGAGAAAGCTCCGATGGGACAGGGGATGGTGCCGGTGTCTGTGCCGGTACAGATGCCGGCGGCGCCAGAGTCATTCGCGAAGGACGCGATTATCGCGTGGTTCAGAGGGGAATTCGCGGCGGCGAACGCGATGATCGACACACTCTGCAACCACCTGGCTCAGCTGACAGGCGGCGTCGGATCGGAGTACGAGAAGGTGTTCGCTGCCATTCATCTCAGGCGCTTGAATTGGATCCCGATCCTTCAGATGCAAAAATACCACTCGATTGCTGATGTGGCGATCGAGCTCCAGAATGTTCTTGACAAGAAGACGGAGAACGTTGGAGGAGCTGAAGGTGTGAAAATAAGTGAGGAAGCAATGGAGGTTTGTTTGGAAGGGAAGAAAGAGAAGGGAACCGATGAGGAAGTGATGAAAAGTAATGGAAATGTTGATGGCGATGAGGTGGTAGTAGAAGAAGAGGACTCGCCGGACAGTGACATTACTGATTCAGGTAAGCGCTTTTCAATCTTAAAGTTCTGTTTGATatcaaaaggttttttttttttttttctcacgtTTTTATGCGATTGAGAAGTTCCGTTGGTAAAGTAGCGTTTTTGCCAATTTTGTGATTGTTCTTGGAATTTGTGACGCCTAATCTAAAAGCGGTTATTCAGATTTTAATTTTCCGAATGCTAAGCTTCGCAGCTGTGCAGGTAATCATCTTGTTTCAGTCCAcgctttgtttggttgctgagaaaaacgGAAGGAAATTGATTGCGATTTTAAACATGTGTTTTCACTGTTTCGAAGCggagaaatattaaaaaaaacaagcataaaaattttattttctatttttcctctttttttttctcacaattTTCTAAATGCTATGGTTCCTAGCTGCTTTGCAGGAATTCATTTTGTTTCAGAACAcgctttgtttggttgctgaaaaCGGAAGGAAATTGATTGCGATTTAAAACATGTGTTTTCATTGTTCCGAAGCAAGgaataataaaaaccaaacataaaattttgtattttattttattttttcctttttctcctcaattttctcatcaaccaaacaggGACAATAAGTCCGGCACAAGTTTTTCCTCCTGAGATCCGTGATTCAGAGCCGATTGCAAACACTCGGCATTTATCAGACTCGTGAGAGTCTTAAATCCTTCCAACAATTTGAAgcaatttgaattttctttctgTTGAATTCAACATTTCTGGTTTCTAGCGGTATATGCCATTTTGATCCGTTGTTCTTGCTTCCGATAATTCAAACTTGGGTCCCAAAAAGATTGAAGATTCCAGAGTTCGAATACTTCTCAATAATTCGGATTTAGTTTAATCtttcttcaaaagaaaaaaatcgatgacatataaaaaaataaaaaataaaataatacaacgAGGCTGATATTTTCCCGAGGTTTGAGTGGGGTTTGGGTTTTTCGAGGTCTAGAAAGGTTGGCAGCATCCGGTGTTACAGTTAGTTTCGGGAGAATACGATTACGCAGATGATGCCTCGGGATGTGTGCGTGATGATTTAATCCTAATTCTGAACCGTTTGATGGCAATCAAACGTCATAGCTggtttttgttgattttgtcTGGTGGGTTTGGAGCTTTGACATCTTTGTGCTGTGATCCCAATTCCAATTGTATTTGAGTTCTGTATTGACTGGACCGAGTTGCCGGGTCAACTCTTTGGTCCTGATCAGGAATACCTATTGGTTGGTGGGTGGGGGGTGGGTGCGTGTGTCACTGtgaccccaaaaaaaaaaaaaagaagaaaaagcgGAATTTAAAACTATGATGATATGGTGTTTGGACACTAGGGTTAGTTGTCCGAGATCTGGATACCGTACCCTATCGTACTTTCCGCTTTGGTCtctcttttggttttttttgtcGCACACTAACACGGGGCTAGAAACTAGAAAGTAATTAGGTAGTgggcttttctttctttctttcttttttctaaagGGAGCATCAAACAATTCCACGGGGCTAGAAGGTGCTTGGAAATTGTTTGAGAAAAGTAAAATCAAAAGGAAAGTATTTTGAATAGtaaaattagttataattttttttctagcaATGAGAAGATTTTTGGATCATGAATCCCTCTTCTGCTAAACACAATTGTTTGGAATGCAGGGTCTCAAGATGTGCAGCCAACAACAGAATGCACAGAATCCCAGCCTACGTCAGAAAATATTGGGATTTGTGGTAACCATGAAGAGTGCGGGGGGCGTTCAACGCAGATCAAGTTAACAAAAGGTTTCGTAGCCAAGGAGCCAGTGAAGGGGCACATGGCGAGTTCTTTCTTTCAGAATTTAAAGCACATTGtttctttaaagaaaatggagtcCGGGGAATAGATAGATATCCAATAGTTTATCACGGGCTCTCCCTTTATTTCAAGGCGGTTGCGTGAATCCCAACCTAGTCACGCAACTCATTACATGGGTGTCACCCATAATGTCGTTAGAAAAATATCATGCGAATTAATTGCAGGCGCTGATTAAAGTTTgatgttttgtttcatttagCAGTGTTTGATTCAGCATCAATTTTGACCGGCGCTTGTGGGCcaattttattgttcttttagCTGATTTACATGAGTAAGACCGCCAGTATGAAATTTTATATCACCTGGTGCGTGTCTGAAAGTGGGGCCCCAAAGTGTTGAAGGAATGGGAGAGCTCATAGCAAGAGGTAGGATACCATCATCATAGGTGGACTGTAAAACGAACTACCAAATGACTATTGCTTGTAACTGGCAGGTGAATGTTGTGAAAGGGCTAAAGCTGTACGAGAACGTATTCACTGTTCCAGAGCTTGCTAAGCTGTCTTATTTTGTGGATGAACTCCGTATTGCTGGCCAGAATGGAGAACTCTCAGGTGAGCCCTCATTCTAAAGCATTTTTCTGCTATAATTTgttcaatttttcataatttagcCATTAATCCTGTTTCGATCCTCTTCCGGATCCGCCATATTTCTTGCATAAACACGATGATTGTCAAAATTAAAGGCACTTTGTGGGTGTACTTTCTGTGGCTTCTCTGCAATTGCTTGTTGCAATTGGGTTCACAATATTACTTGCCACTTTTTGGTTCCTTGTCTTTAACATGCTGATTGTCTTATAAGTTGGCAATGGAATGGCTTGCTTAGTGAAGTAATGATTACTGAAATTGTTCCAAAATCTTCCTTGGAACATCTAAGTGAATCTTCTCTGGATGAATATAGGTGAGACCTTTATCTTATACAACAAACAGATCAAGGGAAACAAGAGAGAGTTGATTCAGTTCGGGGTTCCAATTTTTGGACAGATAAGCGAAGGATGTAAGCATCAATTCAATAAGATTTCTATGTTCTAATAGATTCTATGTTGTGCTTCCTAAAATCTGTGATTGAATCCTcaattatcaataataatactGCCCTGCATCTTCTATGGAGATTTGTGACTGGAATATTTGTCTTTATAGGTAATGGGGAGCCTATTCCAGCCCTTCTCCAAAATGTCATTGATCACCTGATTCAATGGGAACTAATACCAGAGTATAAGAAACCAAACAATTGCATTATCAACTTCTTTGATGAGGTATAGTTAGCTTTGCTGCATCATCATTTTCactattctcttttattttttgttcaaacACGGTTTAGGAAAGGGCATTTCTCATCCTTATGCCTGTATTATGAACCCAAACTTTGGATGGTAATTTTGTTTCTACAAGAGAACTAAAATCAATATGCTTCTTTTATGCAGGGGGAATATTCACAACCTTTTCTGAAGCCACCTCATTTGGAGCAACCAATATCTACTCTTCTCCTCTCTGAATCAACAATGGCTTTTGGACGTGTTCTTGGAAG includes:
- the LOC100256341 gene encoding RNA demethylase ALKBH10B produces the protein MPAGPVSAYEKAPMGQGMVPVSVPVQMPAAPESFAKDAIIAWFRGEFAAANAMIDTLCNHLAQLTGGVGSEYEKVFAAIHLRRLNWIPILQMQKYHSIADVAIELQNVLDKKTENVGGAEGVKISEEAMEVCLEGKKEKGTDEEVMKSNGNVDGDEVVVEEEDSPDSDITDSGSQDVQPTTECTESQPTSENIGICGNHEECGGRSTQIKLTKGFVAKEPVKGHMVNVVKGLKLYENVFTVPELAKLSYFVDELRIAGQNGELSGETFILYNKQIKGNKRELIQFGVPIFGQISEGCNGEPIPALLQNVIDHLIQWELIPEYKKPNNCIINFFDEGEYSQPFLKPPHLEQPISTLLLSESTMAFGRVLGSDNDGNFKGPFMLTLKEGSLIVMRGNSADMARHVMCPSSNKRVSITFFRVRTETNRDQLTPVNKDRSQVTPPLTKAITLWQPGVPTGYTMPSGAFSGYGTMDVMPKWEVVRAPLVMLAPVTPMVMSPRKMQQSGTGVFLPWAVKSRKHAKHLPPRAQRSRLLALPSTVDTHAAEPTSEPCISVEGTAV